Below is a genomic region from Actinoallomurus bryophytorum.
GCCGCGCACGTCGATCGGGCCGGCGTGCGAGCCGACGATCGAGAGCGTGCCACCGAGAACCGTGCTGGTCCCGTGCCAGGTGTCGTTGCCGGCGAGGAACAGGGTCCCGCTGCCGCTCTTGGTGAGGCTGCCCTCGTGGTCGCGCGCGTTGCGTGCCTTCTCGCGCCGGGTACCGGTGGCGTAGTCCGACTTGTCGATGTCGCTCGCGCCGGCCGGCAGGCCGTGCGTCCATCCCTTCGCGGCCTTGGTCGCCTTCCAGGCGGCCGCCTCGGCGGCGTCTTCCTGCCCGCGTGCCCGGATGGCGACGTCGGAGATGTCGTTCGACCACACGTCGCTGTATCCCCGCGTGTCGGCGCGGAACGGCCCCAGCAGCTGGCCCGGGCCCTTCATGGCCTCCCGCAGGCTGGGCGTGTGCCAGCCGTTGCGTGAGTCGGGAACCTGTACGATCCGGCCCGCGTCGGGGTTCGGGACGGCGTTGCCCGCCGCGTCACTGATCGTGCTGTTCTGCCGGCCGGTGGTGAACATCGTGTAGAGCGCCTGCTGGTTGGTCAGGTACGGAAAGCGCTGCATGATCAGTGCCAGCGCGGCCGCCGAGTGGGGCCCGGCCATCGACGTCCCCGACGCGGCTTTGTAACGCGGCTGGGGTACGCCGTCGACGAGGTCCACCCACGTGCTGTTGATCGACCTGCTCGGCGCGGTCACGCAGGACCACTTCGCGACACCGCACTGGTTGAACTCCTGCTGCCCCGGGACCAGCACCGAACCGTCGGCGTTGAACGTGCTGCCGACCGTGGGATTGATCCCCGACGTGGTGTACCAGCGGCCTTCGAGGTCGGGCAGGTAGTAGGGCGCGGCGCCTCGCGGCGTCGGGTTCGCGTAGCCGCTGTTGCCTGCGGTGAACTGGAGGATCGTGCCGGTCCGTGCGACCTGGATGGCGCCGTTCAGCCAGTGCTCGGTCCTGCCGTTCGGATCGGCCACGCCATCGGGAGTCGACAGGAAACGCCACGCGGCGTTCAGGCCGAAGCCGTCCGGGCTGCCCGGCGTCGGCTCGAGGGTGTTGTAGTTCTCCGTGGGGGGCTGGCTGCCCCAGCTGCTGGTGATGAGCCGGATCGGCCGGTGGTTCGCCGTCTTCGCGGTGTTCACGGCCCGGTACACGTTGGCGAGATAGGCGTTGTCCGGCGTCTGCACGGTGGTCGCGTTCGGCGGCAGCAGGCCGTAGAAGACGCCGTCGGTCTTGTGGGTGTTGCCGAGGTAGACGTCGCTGTTGAACGCGACGCCGTGCATGTTGGCCTCGGGCCCGTCCGGCTGCGTCTCGCCGACACCGTCGCGGCTCGCGGCCACGGTCCCGCTGACGTGCGTGCCGTGACTGTCGTTGAACGCCGGATCGTAGAAACCCGGGGTGAGGCCGGTCTCGCCGCCCTGGGCCCTCACCGAGAAGAAGCGGTCTCCGGTCGCGTAGTCCGTGTCGAGGCTGCCGTGCTCCCGCACATGCCCGGCGAAGAAACCCGAGTCGACGATGCCGATGTTCATCCCGGCGCCGGCGTAGCCTGCGGTGTACGCGAACTCCGCTCCGATCGACACCAGGCCGGTGTCCCGGTTGAATTCGGGGGTGCGCCAACTCGCGGGGTCGCCGAGTCTGCCGGGGTCTCCCCCGTAGGACGTGATCGGCGGTGGCTCGGGCGACTGCGCCATCGCCGGCGGCACGACCACGCCCAGCGCCACCACCATCGACGTCAGCGCCGTCTTCACGTGTTTCGTGGTCGACACCCAGGCCTCCTCAAGATCGATTCGAGCGAAAGGTAACTTCGCGGTCAAATCGGATCAACAGGGTTGGCCACTACCGGTTAGAGCACCAGGTAAAGCAGCGAACCGGGCAGACGCGATCCACCCGGCGTTTTGCCGGCGCCGGGTCGGGCCGCGGCGAATCCACGCGGCTGGAGGGTGTAGGCCTAGGGGAAAGCCTTCCGAAGGGACGAGTCGACGGTGAGTGAGAACGTGTCCGATGGCGTGACGAGCTTCGCAGACCTGGGGTTGCGGCCGGAACTCCTGAAAGCGCTGTCCGATCTGGGCTACGAGGAGCCCACTCCCATCCAGCGTGAGGCGATCCCGCCGTTGCTGGAGGGAAGAGATCTGGTCGGGCAGGCCGCCACGGGGACGGGGAAGACCGCCGCGTTCGCGCTGCCGATCATGCAGCAGCTGTCCGGGGACGGCCGGCGTACCGGACTGTCGGCCCTGGTCCTGGTGCCCACGCGGGAGCTGGCCGTGCAGGTCTCCCAGGCGTTCCACCGCTACGGCCGCGGGCTGGGCGTACGCGTCCTGCCCATCTACGGCGGTCAGCCGATCGGCTGGCAGATGAAGGCGCTCGAGCGCGGCGTCGACGTCGTCGTCGCCACGCCAGGACGGGCGCTGGACCACATCGGGCGTGGCACGCTCCGTCCGCAGGAGGTGGAGACGGTCGTCCTGGACGAGGCGGACGAGATGCTCGACATGGGATTCGCCGAGGACATCGAGGAGATCCTGCGGGCGACCCCCGACGAACGCCGTACGGTGCTGTTCTCCGCGACGTTGCCCCCTCGTATCAAGGGGCTCACGGGCCGCTACCTCCGTGACCCGGTCCAGATTCAGATCGGCCGCGAGGAGGCGCCTGCGGGTGAGGCCCCGCTGGTACGCCAGAGCGCGTACGTGGTGGCACGGGCGCACAAGCCGACGGCGCTCGGACGCCTGCTCGACGTGGAGGCACCGACGGCCGCGATCGTCTTCTGCCGCACCCGCGAGGAGGTCGACCAGCTGGCGGAGACCCTCAACGGACGCGGCTACCGGGCCGAGGCGCTGCACGGTGGCATGAGCCAGGACCAACGCGACCGCGTCATGGGCCGGCTGCGCAGCGGGACGGCCGAACTCCTCATCGCCACCGACGTGGCCGCGCGCGGGCTCGACATCGACCAGCTCACCCACGTCGTCAACTACAACGTTCCGTCCGCGCCCGACTCGTACGTGCACCGCATCGGCCGGGTGGGCCGGGCCGGCCGCGAAGGCGTGGCCATCACCCTGGCGGAGCCGCGTGAGCACCGGATGCTCAAGACGATCGAGCGGGCGACCAAGCAGCGGATAAAGGTGGAGAAGCTCCCGACCGTCGCCGACCTACGCGCGCGGCGCTTCGAGCTGACCCGGGCCGCGCTGCAGGAGAGCCTCCTGGAGGACGACCTGACGCACTTCCTGGCCGTGGTCGAGCCACTCGCCGAGGAGTTCGACGTCATGGAGGTGGCGCTCGCCGCGGTGAAGCTCGCGTACGAGTCCAGCGGGGCGGCGGCCGACGAGGAGGAGATCCCGCAGGTCGCGCAGAAGACGGAGCGGGACGAACGGGACCGCCGGGGCGGCACCGGGCGGCGTGACCGGCGCGGGGGCGGGGGCGCCCCAGCCCAGGGCATGACACGCCTGTTCGTCGGCGTCGGGCGCAGCGCGGCGATCCGGCCACAGGACCTGGTCGGCGCCATCGCCGGTGAGTCGGGCCTGGCCGGGCGCGACATCGGAGCGATCGAGATCGCCGACCGGTTCTCGCTGGTCGAGGTACCGGAGTCCGCGGCCGACGAGGTGATCAAGGCCCTGCGACGCACCACGATCAAGGGACGGAAGGCGACGGTCCGCCGGGAACGCGACCCGGCGGCCCGGCGCCCGCGGTGAGGTGAAGCCTGCCGAAGGAGCCGGCTGGATATCGAAGACCCACGCGGCGCCGCCAAGCCGCACGGTCTCGCCGGGTTCTCAGTGCTTGAACCGGGCGCGGACCCGCTCGTACCGGCTCGTCCGGGCGACCGGGATCTCCCCGGCGGGCCGCCGCGGCATGGGCACGACCCGGTCGGCGGGGACCCCGGCGTCGAGCCGGGCGGTGAGCGACGCCCCGCGCGTCCAGAGCGTGGGTTCGACCGTCAGGAGGAAGCCGTCTCGGCCGATCAGTCGCCGTGCCCCGTCGGGCCAGGCCAGCATCGCCTCGCATTCGCGGAAGCGGACGGTGAGGGGCCGCGGTCCGCGGAACAGGCTCACGCCATCGGCGCCGACGATGAGGCGGGACGAGTCGACCGGGGCGTTGGTGCTGCGCAGCGCCTCGCCGTCCACGCCACCGCTGGAGAACCTGGGCGCCGGGCGGTATCTCGCCGACGGTGCGCGGGATCCCGGCACCATCACGACCGCTGAGTCGAGGACCTCGACGGCCGTACGCTGGACCACCTCCGTGTCCACGGTGTCCAGGTCGCTCTCCAGGTGTGCGTCCGTGTACGGCTCGGCGCCGAGGAGTTCGCGCAGCGCGTTGCCGTACGCCCGGCTCGTGGCCGATGCCTTGCGGCGGCCCGCGCGCACGCGCGTGACGACGTCGGAGACCTCCTTGGGCGCGGTCAGGTGGTCGGCGAGAAGCTCGATCTCGTGCAGGAAGGCGGACAGCAGCCGGTCGTGGTTCTCCGCGAGACCGTCCGTGTACGCGGTGAGATGCGCATACCGCCCGTCACGCGCGTCGTAGGACGTGCCCGGGGTGTAGCTGAGCGCGGCCTCCTGGCGCAGGCTCCGGTGGAGCCGGTTGCGGAGGAGCACGGAGTACACCTGGGCGGCCGTGGATCGCCGCACCACCGAGGTCATGGCGACGCTGCCGCCCGGCTGCCGAAAGTAGGCGGGCGTTCCCGGCAGCGCCGACGACGGCTCGGGCGGGGGCATGCGCTCGCCCTCGGGCAGGTCGATCGTGAGATCCGCCGGAGGGGGGCCGCCGGCGAAGACGAGGACGAGGTTCCGCCGGGTGAACCATCGACCGGCCCACGCCGCGATCCGGTCCGGTGTGTGCCGCCCGACACCGAGCTCGTCGTACGCCGGCAGTCCGTAGGTGGCGGCGCCATACCGCCAGATCACGAGCGGGTCCGTCAGCGCGGCCCCGCGAGTGCCGGCCTCGGTACGGAGAACCTGGTTCTCCCGCTCGAGCCGGTCGAACGGCAACGCGCGCAGCGCCCGGCACACCCCGGTCACGAAGTCGGCGGTCCCCGTGTCGGCTCCATGGGCGGCGAACACCGTCGTGACCGCGCCGACCTGCCCGTTCGAGTCGTGAATGGGCCCGCCGACGGCGTGCATCGCGAGATGCTCGACGAGGTGGGTGATCCCCCGCCATGCGAGCTGCTCGTCGGCGAGGCCGACCCGGAACGCGAGGTAGACGCGACGCTGGTCCTCGTCGCCCTCCGCCCAGTACGCCGGGACTCCGTCGACCTCGGTTCTGTGCCAGACCACTCCGTACCCTCCCGAATGACCCGAGAAGACTAGTGGGTGGCGAAGGGGTGCCATGGGCGCAGAGAGCAGGACCGTGGCGGCCGTGAGCCGGGCGAACGCCACGAAGGGCAGCTCGTTCATGGTCAGGCCGAGGCGGAAGCACGGCCGGGGCCGCGCCGGGGGGACCAGCGCGGCCGGCGTCCAGAGCTCGGTGAGGATCAGGGTGGTCAGATGTTCGCAGGGCGGGTTCCTCGGCGCATCAGCCCGAGGAGGAGCACGGAGGCGACGACCAGGTGCAGCAGGACCAGCGCCAGCACCGCGGCGGCTCCGACGCCGCTGCCGAGCGGGCCGCTGAGGGACGCGGCGAACACGGCCGGAGCACTGAACATCCAGATGCGGCCGGGCCGGGCCACGAATCGCTCCAGGATGGCCACGAGCGCCCAGGCCGCGAGCCCGGCCAGCAGGCTCGTCACCACGATCGCCACCGGTCCGACCGCTTGCGTGCCGGTGCCCGTACGTGCGGTGAGTGTGATTCCGGCCAGGGGCACCGCCAGGACCCAGGTGGCCAAGGCTGCTGCGGGGGCGCCGATCACGGTGAGGATTCTCTTGCTCGAGGTGTTCATGCCGCACAGCTTCACCCGTACGGCCGGCCCGCCACATCGGGCGCGCGGTCGCGCCGTGTCCTGCCCCGGTGGGACCGGGGTCCGACTTTGGTAGGTGACGGCACTGCCGTACAGGGAGCTAGCTTGGGCCGATGAGTGAGATCCGATCCCCGCGTCCGGTCACGGTGGCAAGCGTGGTCCTCGTGATGGGCGCGCTGAGCGCCGTGTCTCTGGTGGGGCGGGGCGGCGGATCCCTGCTGGGGATGGATGTCGCGGTCGCCGTGGTGAGCGTGCTCGTCGCGGTCGCCCAGCTGTGGTGGCCGGTCTCCGGGGCCCTCGCCGCCGTCGTTCTCGCCGCGGTCTCTCCGGCGGCCACGCCGGCGGCGACGGTGGGGGCTCTCCAGGTGGCCCAGCGCAGGCGGCTCCCCGTCGCGGTGGCCGTGGCGGCGGTGGGCATCGCGGCCCACGTGGTCCGGGGACTGTGGCGACGGCCTTCCGGCATCTCTCTCGGCTGGTGGCTGCTGCTGGTCAGCGTCACGTACGGTGCGCTGGTCGGCTGGGGTGCGCTGGCCCGCTCCCGCCGCGCACTGCTCATCTCCCTGCACGAACGTGCCCGCCGAGCCGAAGCCGAACAGGGCAGGCGGGTCGCCGAGGCCCGCATGGCCGAACGCCACACGCTCGCGCGGGAGATGCACGACGTGCTGGCCCACCGGCTGTCGCTGCTGGCCACCTACGCCGGGGCGCTGGAATACCGCCCGGACTCCTCCCCCGAACAGCTCGCTCGCGCCGCCGGGGTGGTCCGCGGCGGGGTGCACCAGGCGCTGGAAGAGCTGCGCCAGGTCATCGTCTTGTTGCGCGAGGAGGACAACGAGGACGACGACCTGCGCCCCCAGCCCACGCTGGCCGACCTGCCCGACCTGGTCGCCGAGGCACGCGGGGCAGGCCAGACGGTACGCCTGTCCGAAGAGGCCGGCGACGTCGCCACCCTCCTGCCGACCGTCGCCCGTACCGCGTACCGCGTCACCCAGGAGGGGCTGACCAACGCGCGCAAACACGCGCCCGGCCTGCCGGTCGACGTGCTGGTCGGCGGCGTCCCGGGCACGGACCTGCTGATCGATATTCGCAATCCGCTGCCCGCTACGGAGTCGGCCCCCCTCGTGCCGGGCAGCGGTCTCGGCCTGGTCGGGCTCACCGAG
It encodes:
- a CDS encoding insulinase family protein, which encodes MVWHRTEVDGVPAYWAEGDEDQRRVYLAFRVGLADEQLAWRGITHLVEHLAMHAVGGPIHDSNGQVGAVTTVFAAHGADTGTADFVTGVCRALRALPFDRLERENQVLRTEAGTRGAALTDPLVIWRYGAATYGLPAYDELGVGRHTPDRIAAWAGRWFTRRNLVLVFAGGPPPADLTIDLPEGERMPPPEPSSALPGTPAYFRQPGGSVAMTSVVRRSTAAQVYSVLLRNRLHRSLRQEAALSYTPGTSYDARDGRYAHLTAYTDGLAENHDRLLSAFLHEIELLADHLTAPKEVSDVVTRVRAGRRKASATSRAYGNALRELLGAEPYTDAHLESDLDTVDTEVVQRTAVEVLDSAVVMVPGSRAPSARYRPAPRFSSGGVDGEALRSTNAPVDSSRLIVGADGVSLFRGPRPLTVRFRECEAMLAWPDGARRLIGRDGFLLTVEPTLWTRGASLTARLDAGVPADRVVPMPRRPAGEIPVARTSRYERVRARFKH
- a CDS encoding sensor histidine kinase produces the protein MSEIRSPRPVTVASVVLVMGALSAVSLVGRGGGSLLGMDVAVAVVSVLVAVAQLWWPVSGALAAVVLAAVSPAATPAATVGALQVAQRRRLPVAVAVAAVGIAAHVVRGLWRRPSGISLGWWLLLVSVTYGALVGWGALARSRRALLISLHERARRAEAEQGRRVAEARMAERHTLAREMHDVLAHRLSLLATYAGALEYRPDSSPEQLARAAGVVRGGVHQALEELRQVIVLLREEDNEDDDLRPQPTLADLPDLVAEARGAGQTVRLSEEAGDVATLLPTVARTAYRVTQEGLTNARKHAPGLPVDVLVGGVPGTDLLIDIRNPLPATESAPLVPGSGLGLVGLTERVRLAGGQLDHEIIDGQFRLHASLPWPRDPRASRRR
- a CDS encoding DEAD/DEAH box helicase, encoding MSENVSDGVTSFADLGLRPELLKALSDLGYEEPTPIQREAIPPLLEGRDLVGQAATGTGKTAAFALPIMQQLSGDGRRTGLSALVLVPTRELAVQVSQAFHRYGRGLGVRVLPIYGGQPIGWQMKALERGVDVVVATPGRALDHIGRGTLRPQEVETVVLDEADEMLDMGFAEDIEEILRATPDERRTVLFSATLPPRIKGLTGRYLRDPVQIQIGREEAPAGEAPLVRQSAYVVARAHKPTALGRLLDVEAPTAAIVFCRTREEVDQLAETLNGRGYRAEALHGGMSQDQRDRVMGRLRSGTAELLIATDVAARGLDIDQLTHVVNYNVPSAPDSYVHRIGRVGRAGREGVAITLAEPREHRMLKTIERATKQRIKVEKLPTVADLRARRFELTRAALQESLLEDDLTHFLAVVEPLAEEFDVMEVALAAVKLAYESSGAAADEEEIPQVAQKTERDERDRRGGTGRRDRRGGGGAPAQGMTRLFVGVGRSAAIRPQDLVGAIAGESGLAGRDIGAIEIADRFSLVEVPESAADEVIKALRRTTIKGRKATVRRERDPAARRPR
- a CDS encoding S8 family serine peptidase; this encodes MSTTKHVKTALTSMVVALGVVVPPAMAQSPEPPPITSYGGDPGRLGDPASWRTPEFNRDTGLVSIGAEFAYTAGYAGAGMNIGIVDSGFFAGHVREHGSLDTDYATGDRFFSVRAQGGETGLTPGFYDPAFNDSHGTHVSGTVAASRDGVGETQPDGPEANMHGVAFNSDVYLGNTHKTDGVFYGLLPPNATTVQTPDNAYLANVYRAVNTAKTANHRPIRLITSSWGSQPPTENYNTLEPTPGSPDGFGLNAAWRFLSTPDGVADPNGRTEHWLNGAIQVARTGTILQFTAGNSGYANPTPRGAAPYYLPDLEGRWYTTSGINPTVGSTFNADGSVLVPGQQEFNQCGVAKWSCVTAPSRSINSTWVDLVDGVPQPRYKAASGTSMAGPHSAAALALIMQRFPYLTNQQALYTMFTTGRQNSTISDAAGNAVPNPDAGRIVQVPDSRNGWHTPSLREAMKGPGQLLGPFRADTRGYSDVWSNDISDVAIRARGQEDAAEAAAWKATKAAKGWTHGLPAGASDIDKSDYATGTRREKARNARDHEGSLTKSGSGTLFLAGNDTWHGTSTVLGGTLSIVGSHAGPIDVRGGTLGGSGSVADGVDVAAGVLQPGVAPLEAAHEHVAPGNVLNVGGDVRIGREGRLAVAISGDSAYTSVRAAGDLVLHGNLHVDAGGTLTRGAVLTIMSGRSVSGTFHGLAEGGVVRADGHQFRVSYRNNRVTLTVTR
- a CDS encoding DUF6069 family protein; the encoded protein is MNTSSKRILTVIGAPAAALATWVLAVPLAGITLTARTGTGTQAVGPVAIVVTSLLAGLAAWALVAILERFVARPGRIWMFSAPAVFAASLSGPLGSGVGAAAVLALVLLHLVVASVLLLGLMRRGTRPANI